A single Anopheles funestus chromosome 2RL, idAnoFuneDA-416_04, whole genome shotgun sequence DNA region contains:
- the LOC125763532 gene encoding endonuclease G, mitochondrial, whose amino-acid sequence MGSRNVMSRLLVLSSVGFGGYLTGTYLERRKLIRTADYVNTGKVEESFCPKPGLPIFGTVSAATPIPAEAQSSALVNVSRVGQIMKYGFPGLDNIRSYDDYVLSYDRRTRVAHWVFEHLTPATVKHNDAVDRAKSDFKPDESIHPFFRSLNTDYKGSGFDRGHLAAAGNHRMEQKHCDQTFYLTNMAPQVGVGFNRDKWNHLERYVRKLTKQYPNVYCCTGPLYLPRREDDGKLYVKYQVIGSNNVAVPTHFYKVIVMETTDGRLELESYVLPNQKIDDGTPLTMYQVPPETVERAAGLLFFDKLARNKLSKINGKKV is encoded by the exons ATGGGTTCCAGAAATGTGATGTCACGATTGTTGGTGTTGTCGTCTGTCGGTTTCGGTGGATATCTGACTGGAACGTATCTTGAACGAAGGAAGCTGATTCGGACCGCTGATTATGTAAACACCGGCAAGGTGGAAGAATCGTTCTGTCCCAAGCCTGGACTGCCTATCTTTGGAACCGTGTCTGCAGCAACTCCCATTCCTGCTGAAGCTCAATCATCGGCCCTAGTCAACGTAAGCCGTGTTGgtcaaataatgaaatatggATTTCCCGGTTTGGATAATATACGTTCGTATGACGATTATGTGCTTTCGTACGATAGAAGGACACGTGTTGCTCACTGGGTCTTTGAGCATCTAACGCCAGCGACGGTAAAGCACAATGATGCAGTAGACCGAGCAAAAAGCGATTTTAAACCGGACGAAAGCATTCATCCGTTCTTCCGCTCTTTAAACACAGACTACAAGGGATCCGGATTTGACCGGGGTCATCTAGCAGCGGCAGGCAATCATCGAATGGAGCAAAAGCATTGCGATCAAACGTTCTACTTAACGAACATGGCTCCACAG GTCGGTGTAGGATTCAACCGAGATAAATGGAACCATCTGGAACGATACGTAAGGAAGCTGACTAAACAGTACCCAAATGTGTACTGCTGTACGGGACCATTGTATTTACCACGGCGGGAAGATGACGGTAAACTGTACGTGAAGTATCAGGTGATCGGATCAAACAACGTAGCTGTACCGACCCATTTCTATAAGGTGATTGTCATGGAAACGACCGACGGCCGGTTGGAGCTGGAGTCGTACGTACtgccaaaccaaaaaatagaCGATGGAACACCACTGACCATGTACCAGGTACCACCGGAGACGGTTGAACGTGCGGCCGGATTGTTGTTCTTCGACAAGCTCGCTAGAAATAAGCTTTCGAAGATAAATGGCAAGAAAGtgtaa
- the LOC125763420 gene encoding aspartate--tRNA ligase, mitochondrial, translated as MLRSKVYPFLNAAVTSPFGYGKTFLRKAQPSDKLSVHQYCGLSTYGRCLQNEQPRSGFKTSTTSNQLKELKTHSHQRSPTYSGPSINQFTTRSHNCGELRITHVGQEVTLCGWLEFSRMNKFFTLRDGYGTVQSIVPEDMCNKYKLDDLAFESILRVTGTVQPRPSGQANRAIPTGEIEIHVSGLEVLNEAKKRLPIHVKDHNRAKENLRLEHRYIDLRNRDLQHNLRVRSQVIMKMRECMINDYGFVEVETPTLFRRTPGGAQEFVVPSRKPGHFYSLVQSPQQFKQMLMVGAIDRYFQIARCYRDESTRPDRQPEFTQLDIELSFTDREKVIELIENVLMKSWPYSDNPIRGSFPRITLAEAMERFGSDKPDTRFGYELENFTKLLGTQLTPPAGVRQQDFRAYGILIRAKEANQLSSGLKKSLEEIAKKSNFCKFTQSKITPDWSAGPIARLLGKESAEALCDQLSLRSGDLLLLGWGKRTYVQNMMGRIRLAGYEALEKGDLVPTRQSHAHNFLWVVDFPMFSENEETGQIESTHHPFTAPHPEDAAALNEDFDDNIYNIRSLAYDLVWNGVEIGGGSIRIHNSQLQRMVLKDVLKIEHDHLHHLLDALESGAPPHGGFAIGLDRYVALLCNAASIREVIAFPKSLDGKDPLSKAPVPISDEEKRMYHIRVVE; from the exons ATGTTAAGAAGCAAAGTTTATCCTTTCTTGAATGCTGCGGTAACTTCCCCATTTGGCTATGGGAAAACTTTCCTTCGCAAAGCCCAACCTAGTGATAAGTTATCGGTGCATCAGTATTGTGGTTTGAGTACG TATGGCCGCTGTCTGCAGAATGAACAACCAAGGAGTGGTTTTAAAACATCAACGACATCAAACCAACTAAAAGAACTGAAAACACATTCACACCAACGTTCACCTACATATTCTGGACCAAGTATTAATCAGTTCACGACACGTTCTCATAACTGTGGGGAGTTGCGAATAACACACGTGGGACAAGAAGTCACTCTATGCGGATGGCTCGAGTTTTCACGAATGAATAAATTCTTTACTCTCCGCGATGGTTACGGAACCGTACAGTCTATTGTACCGGAAGATATGTGCAACAAATACAAGTTGGATGATTTGGCTTTCGAATCAATCCTACGCGTAACAGGAACCGTTCAACCTCGCCCCAGTGGCCAAGCGAACAGAGCCATTCCAACGGGAGAGATTGAAATACATGTGAGCGGATTAGAGGTGTTaaatgaagcgaaaaaacGACTTCCTATCCATGTAAAGGATCACAATCGTGCTAAGGAAAATCTTCGCCTAGAGCACCGATACATCGATCTGCGAAATCGAGACCTGCAGCATAATCTACGCGTCCGATCGCAGGTGATTATGAAGATGCGCGAATGCATGATCAACGATTATGGATTTGTAGAGGTCGAAACACCGACGCTTTTTCGTAGAACGCCTGGG GGAGCACAGGAGTTTGTCGTACCATCAAGGAAACCGGGACACTTTTACTCGCTCGTACAAAGCCCACAACAATTCAAACAGATGCTGATGGTTGGAGCAATCGATCGTTACTTTCAGATTGCACGCTGTTACCGTGACGAATCGACCCGACCCGATCGTCAGCCGGAATTCACCCAGCTTGATATAGAGCTATCTTTCACTGATCGCGAAAAAGTGATTGAGTTGATCGAAAATGTGCTGATGAAATCGTGGCCTTACAGTGACAATCCCATTCGGGGATCTTTCCCGCGCATAACGTTAGCTGAAGCGATGGAACGGTTTGGCAGCGACAAACCAGACACAAGGTTTGGCTACGAATTGGAAAACTTTACCAAGCTATTGGGGACTCAGTTGACTCCACCAGCAGGTGTACGACAGCAGGACTTTAGAGCGTACGGAATCCTTATTCGAGCGAAGGAAGCCAACCAGTTATCTTCTGGATTGAAGAAATCACTCGAAGAAATAGCAAAGAAGAGTAATTTCTGTAAATTTACTCAGAGCAAAATCACACCAGACTGGAGTGCTGGACCAATTGCTCGGTTGCTTGGCAAGGAATCAGCAGAAGCGTTATGCGATCAATTATCCTTGCGTTCGGGCGATCTTTTACTTCTTGGCTGGGGAAAGCGAACATATGTG CAAAACATGATGGGACGGATACGTTTGGCCGGCTATGAAGCGTTGGAAAAGGGAGATCTCGTACCAACGCGTCAATCACACGCGCATAACTTTCTCTGGGTGGTCGATTTTCCCATGTTCAGCGAGAACGAAGAAACGGGCCAGATTGAAAGTACACATCACCCATTCACGGCACCACATCCGGAAGATGCAGCCGCGTTAAACGAGGACTTTGACGATAACATTTACAACATTCGCTCGCTAGCATACGATCTCGTGTGGAATGGAGTGGAGATCGGTGGAGGATCGATCCGAATACACAACAGTCAGCTGCAGCGAATGGTGCTAAAGGATGTGCTAAAGATTGAACACGACCATCTGCATCATTTGCTCGATGCGCTCGAAAGTGGTGCACCTCCACACGGTGGCTTTGCAATCGGGCTCGATCGTTACGTCGCATTGCTGTGCAATGCGGCCTCCATACGTGAGGTAATAGCATTTCCCAAGAGCCTCGACGGTAAGGATCCACTTTCGAAAGCGCCCGTCCCTATAAGTGACGAGGAGAAGCGTATGTATCACATCCGGGTTGTAGAATGA
- the LOC125763466 gene encoding diacylglycerol O-acyltransferase 1 — translation MSGETHAAVEENKVRYRRTQSVTRAEEITKKESAQRKSQPDKPCHRPRDSLFSWSSGFDNFTGLVNWGFLLLTMGGIRLVLENFIKYGIRVDPVQWFTVLTGKGEGEGYPSLMLVSYSLVPVMICLMMERSLASDIIPESAGMAVHIINIIVLVLIPMVVIHVKGHIFSLVGAMTVCFIYCILFLKLWSYVQVNLWCRTEKKLHRHSRSGRRQSITIAQLQNGRDQEAERTANGSATGYCNDKDKVPALVHYPDNLHPVDLFYFLLAPTLCYELNFPKTNRIRKRFLIKRMLEVVIGVHIVMGLFQQWMIPSVRNSLVPFSNMDLTKTAERLLKLAIPNHLMWLCFFYLTFHSFLNLMGELLHFADRNFYSDWWNANNIDTFWRTWNMPVHKWCVRHLYIPVVELGYSKVAASVIVFFFSAFFHEYLVSVPLKTFKVWAFTGMMAQIPLSFVAKYMETNYGPRWGNMLVWASIILGQPLAIMMYYHDFVITNYNDVLV, via the exons atgTCGGGCGAAACACATGCAGCGGTGGAGGAAAACAAGGTCCGGTACCGACGGACGCAAAGTGTTACCCGGGCAGAAGAGATTACCAAAAAGGAGTCGGCACAGCGCAAATCACAACCGGACAAACC aTGCCACCGACCACGGGATTCGTTGTTCTCCTGGAGTTCTGGTTTCGACAACTTCACCGGTCTAGTCAATTGGGGTTTTCTGTTGCTCACGATGGGAGGCATTCGGTTGGTGCTAGAAAACTTTATCAA ATACGGTATACGCGTTGATCCGGTACAGTGGTTTACGGTGCTCACCGGGAAGGGCGAAGGTGAAGGTTATCCCTCACTAATGCTCGTAAGTT ACTCGCTAGTTCCGGTGATGATCTGTCTGATGATGGAGCGATCGCTAGCCAGCGACATCATTCCCGAAAGTGCCGGAATGGCAGTACACATCATCAACATTATCGTGCTGGTACTGATCCCGATGGTGGTGATACACGTGAAGGGACATATATTTAGCTTAG TGGGAGCTATGACGGTATGTTTCATCTATTGCATACTGTTCCTGAAGCTTTGGAGCTACGTCCAGGTGAATTTGTGGTGTCGCACCGAGAAGAAACTACACCGACACAGTCGTTCCGGTCGGCGACAAAGCATTACGATAGCTCAGTTGC AGAATGGACGCGATCAGGAAGCCGAACGTACCGCCAATGGTAGCGCGACCGGTTACTGCAACGACAAGGACAAAGTACCGGCACTGGTACACTACCCGGACAATCTGCATCCGGTCGATTTGTTCTACTTCCTGCTCGCACCGACGCTCTGCTACGAGCTAAACTTCCCCAAGACGAACCGGATCCGGAAGCGGTTCCTGATCAAGCGTATGCTGGAAGTCGTGATTGGTGTCCACATCGTGATGGGATTGTTCCAGCAGTGGATGATCCCGTCGGTGCGCAATTCGCTCGTACCGTTTTCCAACATGGATCTTACCAAAACGGCCGAACGACTGTTGAAACTTGCC ATTCCAAACCATCTGATGTGGCTGTGCTTTTTCTATCTGACGTTCCATTCCTTCCTGAACCTGATGGGCGAGCTGCTACACTTTGCCGATCGTAACTTCTACAGCGACTGGTGGAACGCGAACAATATTGACACGTTCTGGCGTACCTGGAACATGCCCGTGCACAA ATGGTGCGTTCGCCATCTGTACATCCCGGTGGTGGAGTTAGGCTACTCGAAGGTAGCCGCTTCGGTAATCGTGTTCTTCTTCAGTGCCTTCTTCCACGAGTATCTCGTAAGCGTACCACTAAAAACGTTTAAGGTGTGGGCATTCACCGGTATGATGGCGCAGATACCGCTATCATTCGTTGCCAAATATATGGAAACGAATTACGGACCTCGGTGGGGAAATATGCTGGTGTGGGCTTCGATTATCCTTGGTCAACCGTTGGCCATCATGATGTACTATCACGACTTCGTCATCACCAACTACAACGATGTGCTGGTGTAG
- the LOC125763605 gene encoding ATP synthase subunit delta, mitochondrial: MSYALRSARLVALARPSIRMVQSRGYADEMAFTLAAANKVFYDSANIRQVDVPSFSGAFGILPKHVPTLAVLKPGVVTVYENEGAVKKIFVSSGTVTVNEDASVQVLAEEAHPVEDLDSSACRELLSNAQTQLSSASGDKDKAEAAIALEVAEALVKASE, encoded by the coding sequence ATGTCGTACGCCCTGCGTAGCGCTCGTTTGGTCGCCCTGGCGCGTCCCTCGATCCGTATGGTACAGTCCCGCGGCTATGCCGACGAGATGGCCTTCACACTGGCTGCGGCGAACAAGGTGTTCTACGACAGCGCCAACATCCGGCAGGTCGATGTTCCGTCGTTTAGCGGTGCGTTCGGTATTCTGCCCAAGCATGTCCCGACACTGGCCGTCCTGAAGCCGGGTGTTGTCACCGTGTACGAGAACGAGGGAGcggtaaagaaaattttcgtCTCCAGCGGAACCGTCACGGTGAACGAGGATGCATCGGTGCAGGTACTGGCGGAGGAAGCACACCCGGTGGAAGATCTCGATTCGTCCGCATGCCGAGAACTGCTTTCCAACGCCCAGACCCAACTGTCCTCCGCCTCGGGTGATAAGGATAAGGCCGAAGCCGCCATTGCCCTGGAAGTCGCGGAAGCGCTTGTTAAGGCTTCCGAATAA